A genomic window from Pseudomonadales bacterium includes:
- a CDS encoding HTH domain-containing protein, with amino-acid sequence MTARAAAATLMERLECSRPTLSRLIGYMWNCLGAPIESDRHRDGYRYAEDAQDRYELPGLWFSPAELFALVSICQLLKGLQRPLVVQNPGTPMVYPVTKPEPGDRKKLTTSRKSSGRASRGRPC; translated from the coding sequence GTGACAGCGCGAGCCGCCGCGGCCACCCTGATGGAGCGCCTGGAATGCTCCCGCCCCACCCTCAGCCGGCTCATCGGCTACATGTGGAATTGCCTCGGCGCGCCCATCGAATCGGATCGCCACCGCGACGGTTATCGCTACGCTGAGGACGCCCAGGACCGTTACGAACTGCCCGGGCTCTGGTTCAGCCCCGCCGAACTGTTCGCCCTGGTCTCCATCTGCCAGTTGCTCAAAGGCCTGCAGCGACCGCTCGTCGTACAGAATCCGGGGACACCGATGGTCTACCCGGTGACGAAGCCCGAGCCCGGTGACAGGAAAAAGCTGACCACCTCGCGGAAATCCTCCGGCCGTGCGAGCCGGGGCAGACCGTGTTGA
- a CDS encoding NAD(P)/FAD-dependent oxidoreductase, producing the protein MTEHVEQLGFDPDALREKYRREREKRLRADGNAQYVEVTGRFAHFLNDPYTAPVQREPLTDTVEVVVIGGGFGGLLAGARLREAGVEDIRIIEKGGDFGGTWYWNRYPGAQCDIESYIYLPLLEELGYIPKEKYSHAPEILAHSQAIGRHYRLYDNACFQAEVTGMRWDEVEACWIIETNRGDRMRARFVCMSNGPLNRPKLPGIPGIESFTGHTFHTSRWDYDYTGGDASGNLTGLHGKRVGIIGTGATAVQCVPHLAETADHLYVFQRTPSSVDVRGNRPTDREWAESLEPGWHRRRMQNFNVLVTGGQQEEDLVNDGWTDIIRNLGVSASARAGTDGVDPHEMGRRVELADFAKMEQIRARVDEIVQDPAMAEALKPWYRQFCKRPCFHDEYLATFNRGNVTLVDTDGQGVERMTERGIVAAGREYELDCLIFATGFEVGTAYTRRAGYELVGRNGVTLSDKWAGGMQTFHGYQTHGFPNCFFMGVTQGGFTANFPHMLNEQSLHIAYIIEHARRNGVQRIEPTQAAEDEWVDTIERMAVFNQRFLQECTPGYYNNEGHPEGGNSLLGSQYGGGPEAFFQILRDWRDEGTLRGLELL; encoded by the coding sequence ATGACTGAGCACGTGGAGCAACTGGGGTTCGATCCGGACGCGCTGCGCGAGAAGTACCGCAGGGAGCGCGAGAAGCGGCTGCGGGCGGACGGCAACGCCCAGTACGTGGAGGTGACGGGTAGGTTCGCCCACTTCCTGAACGACCCCTACACGGCGCCGGTTCAGAGGGAGCCGTTGACAGATACGGTGGAGGTGGTGGTCATCGGCGGCGGCTTCGGCGGCTTGCTGGCCGGCGCGCGGCTGCGGGAGGCGGGTGTGGAGGACATCCGCATCATCGAGAAAGGCGGCGACTTCGGAGGAACGTGGTACTGGAACCGCTACCCCGGCGCGCAGTGTGACATCGAGTCGTACATCTATCTGCCGCTGCTGGAGGAACTCGGCTACATTCCGAAGGAGAAGTACAGCCACGCGCCGGAGATCCTGGCCCACAGCCAAGCAATCGGCCGCCACTACCGGCTCTACGACAACGCCTGCTTCCAGGCCGAGGTGACCGGCATGCGCTGGGACGAGGTCGAAGCGTGCTGGATCATCGAGACCAACCGCGGCGACCGCATGCGCGCCCGCTTCGTCTGCATGTCGAACGGCCCGCTGAACCGTCCCAAGCTGCCGGGCATTCCCGGCATCGAGTCATTCACCGGCCACACCTTTCATACCAGCCGCTGGGACTACGATTACACGGGCGGCGACGCGAGCGGCAACCTGACGGGGCTGCATGGCAAGCGGGTCGGCATCATCGGCACGGGTGCGACGGCCGTGCAGTGTGTGCCGCACCTCGCGGAAACCGCCGATCATCTCTATGTGTTTCAACGCACGCCCTCGTCGGTGGACGTGCGCGGTAACCGCCCCACCGACCGCGAGTGGGCGGAGTCCCTGGAGCCAGGCTGGCATCGGCGGCGCATGCAGAACTTCAACGTTCTCGTCACCGGCGGCCAGCAGGAGGAGGATCTCGTCAACGACGGCTGGACCGACATCATCCGCAATCTCGGCGTCTCGGCATCCGCCCGGGCGGGCACGGACGGGGTGGATCCTCATGAGATGGGTAGGCGGGTAGAGCTGGCCGACTTCGCCAAGATGGAGCAGATCCGCGCGCGGGTGGACGAGATCGTACAGGATCCGGCGATGGCCGAGGCCTTGAAGCCCTGGTACCGGCAGTTCTGCAAGCGGCCCTGCTTCCACGACGAATACCTGGCCACGTTCAATCGCGGCAACGTCACCCTGGTGGACACGGATGGTCAGGGGGTCGAACGGATGACGGAGCGCGGTATCGTCGCCGCCGGCCGGGAGTACGAGCTGGACTGTCTGATCTTCGCCACCGGTTTCGAGGTGGGCACGGCCTACACGCGCCGGGCCGGCTACGAACTCGTGGGCCGCAATGGCGTCACCCTGAGCGACAAGTGGGCCGGCGGGATGCAGACCTTCCACGGCTATCAGACCCATGGCTTTCCGAATTGCTTCTTCATGGGCGTGACTCAGGGCGGGTTCACGGCCAACTTCCCGCACATGCTGAACGAGCAGAGCCTGCACATCGCCTATATCATCGAGCACGCGCGCCGCAACGGCGTTCAGCGCATCGAGCCGACGCAGGCGGCGGAGGACGAGTGGGTCGACACCATCGAGCGGATGGCGGTGTTCAACCAGCGGTTCCTGCAGGAGTGCACGCCCGGTTACTACAACAACGAAGGGCACCCCGAAGGCGGCAACTCCCTGCTCGGCAGCCAGTACGGCGGCGGGCCGGAGGCGTTCTTCCAGATTTTGCGGGACTGGCGCGACGAAGGCACGCTTCGAGGGTTGGAGCTTTTGTGA
- a CDS encoding zinc-binding dehydrogenase, with the protein MSQANRAALFFEPGRPFEIRELPIPEPRRGGLTLRITRANICGSELHIWRGDGRFKEIATPQGRILGHEATGFVHALGEGVDQDWNGAPVREGDRIAYQYFRPCGRCRSCIRGSTEACRDSFAIQRGPLDEWPYVRGAFADYLYLHPNQAFFKVPDNVTDTMVVSANCALAQVVMGLERVDVALGDQVVIQGCGGLGLYACAIAKERGAAQVIAIDGIDERLSMAERMGADHVIDFRKVSEPRQRVEAVKDLTGGWGADVVVEVVGFAGVINEGLRMLGLGGRYLEMGTFYPGTSFECDPGRLVMQNQRIEAVASYDAVSLQRAIDFLSRHAGSLPLDEVVVDYPLECIEQAFADQDAGRTRRASLVMS; encoded by the coding sequence ATGTCACAAGCCAATCGTGCCGCCTTGTTCTTCGAGCCTGGCAGGCCGTTCGAAATCCGCGAGTTGCCCATCCCGGAGCCGCGACGGGGCGGGCTGACCCTACGCATCACCCGCGCCAATATCTGCGGATCCGAGCTTCACATCTGGCGGGGCGACGGCCGGTTCAAGGAGATCGCCACGCCTCAGGGGCGGATTCTCGGCCACGAAGCCACCGGCTTCGTGCACGCGCTGGGCGAGGGCGTCGACCAGGACTGGAACGGCGCTCCCGTCCGGGAGGGCGATCGGATCGCATATCAGTACTTCCGGCCCTGTGGCCGGTGCCGGAGCTGCATCCGGGGCTCGACCGAAGCCTGTCGGGACAGCTTCGCCATCCAACGCGGTCCGCTCGACGAGTGGCCGTACGTTCGCGGCGCCTTCGCCGACTATCTCTACCTGCATCCGAACCAGGCGTTCTTCAAGGTTCCGGACAACGTCACGGATACCATGGTGGTGAGCGCCAATTGCGCGCTCGCCCAGGTGGTGATGGGGCTCGAACGGGTCGATGTGGCGCTTGGCGATCAGGTCGTGATCCAGGGCTGCGGCGGCCTCGGCCTCTACGCCTGCGCCATCGCAAAGGAGCGCGGGGCTGCGCAGGTGATCGCCATCGACGGCATCGACGAGCGTCTGTCGATGGCAGAGCGTATGGGCGCGGATCACGTCATCGACTTCCGCAAGGTGTCGGAGCCCAGGCAGCGCGTCGAGGCCGTTAAGGATCTCACCGGCGGCTGGGGCGCTGACGTGGTCGTGGAGGTGGTCGGATTCGCCGGGGTGATCAACGAAGGACTGCGCATGCTGGGGCTGGGCGGCCGATATCTGGAGATGGGCACGTTCTATCCCGGCACGTCGTTCGAGTGCGACCCGGGGCGCCTGGTGATGCAGAACCAACGTATCGAGGCGGTGGCATCATACGATGCCGTGAGCCTCCAGCGCGCCATCGACTTCCTCAGTCGTCACGCCGGCTCCCTGCCCCTCGACGAGGTGGTGGTGGACTACCCTCTGGAGTGCATCGAGCAGGCATTCGCCGACCAGGATGCGGGGCGAACGCGGCGGGCGTCCCTGGTGATGTCATGA
- a CDS encoding NAD(P)/FAD-dependent oxidoreductase yields MSEADTTTTKAPGGESGRPVLHDVIVIGAGLAGLYQLKRLRDRGFSVRVFEAGDGVGGTWYWNRYPGARFDSESYTYGYSFSEELLEEWEWQEHFSPQPETLRYAEYVARRFDLYRDIEFGQRVSSAVYDEAAAEWRIETDRGRQARCRFLVTAVGILSAHTLPNIKGMESFRGESHHTARWPHEPVSFEGRRFGVIGTGATGVQVIQEVAKTARHLTVFQRTPNYCAPLGNRPITPEEQRQIKASYPEIFARCRESNGCFIHRSDPRSALEVSAEEREAFYEKLYDQPGFGIWMGNFYDIIIDRRANDTISEFMRSKIRERVLDPAVAEKLTPRDHGFGTRRVPLETGYYEVYNQDNVSLVDLRETPIQHIEPGGIRTSAEFHPLDQIVYATGFDAITGAFDRIDIRGRDGRRLREKWHDGPRTYLGIQSAGFPNLFTLVGPHNAATFCNIPRCIEQNVEWVTDALVYLREHGRRCMEATEAAEDAWTQHVYEMANLTLIPTADSWFMGVNSNLPDKKRTFMAYAGGAPRYRERCDAVVAAGYEGFTIE; encoded by the coding sequence ATGAGCGAGGCAGACACCACCACGACCAAGGCTCCGGGGGGGGAATCCGGCCGGCCGGTCCTCCACGACGTCATCGTCATCGGCGCCGGGCTCGCCGGCCTTTACCAACTCAAGCGCCTGCGCGACCGCGGCTTCTCGGTCAGGGTGTTCGAGGCCGGCGACGGCGTCGGCGGCACCTGGTACTGGAACCGCTATCCGGGCGCCCGCTTCGACTCGGAGTCCTACACCTACGGCTATTCGTTCTCCGAGGAGTTGCTCGAGGAATGGGAGTGGCAGGAGCACTTCTCCCCGCAGCCCGAGACGCTGCGGTACGCCGAGTACGTGGCCCGCCGATTCGATCTCTACCGGGACATCGAGTTCGGCCAACGCGTCAGCTCGGCCGTCTACGACGAGGCCGCGGCCGAGTGGCGCATCGAGACCGATCGGGGCAGGCAGGCACGGTGCCGCTTTCTCGTCACCGCCGTCGGTATCCTCTCGGCTCATACGCTGCCGAACATCAAGGGCATGGAGAGCTTTCGCGGCGAGTCCCATCACACCGCGCGCTGGCCGCACGAGCCAGTCTCCTTCGAAGGCCGGCGCTTCGGCGTGATCGGCACCGGGGCGACCGGCGTGCAGGTCATCCAGGAAGTGGCCAAGACCGCGCGTCATCTCACCGTCTTCCAGCGCACCCCCAACTACTGCGCGCCGCTGGGCAACCGGCCTATCACCCCGGAGGAACAGCGGCAGATCAAGGCGAGCTACCCGGAAATCTTCGCCCGCTGCCGGGAATCCAACGGCTGCTTCATTCACCGTTCTGATCCCCGCTCGGCGCTGGAAGTCTCGGCCGAAGAGCGCGAGGCTTTCTACGAAAAGCTCTACGATCAGCCCGGCTTCGGCATCTGGATGGGTAACTTCTACGACATCATCATCGACCGGCGCGCGAACGACACCATCAGCGAGTTCATGCGCAGCAAGATCCGGGAACGCGTCCTCGATCCGGCAGTGGCGGAGAAGCTCACTCCGCGAGACCACGGCTTCGGCACGCGACGCGTGCCGCTGGAAACCGGCTACTACGAGGTCTACAACCAGGACAACGTCTCCCTCGTCGACCTCAGGGAAACTCCCATACAGCACATCGAGCCCGGGGGCATCCGCACCAGCGCTGAGTTTCATCCGCTGGACCAGATCGTCTACGCCACCGGTTTCGACGCCATCACCGGCGCGTTCGACCGCATCGACATCCGCGGCCGCGACGGCCGGCGCCTGCGCGAGAAGTGGCACGACGGCCCGCGGACCTATCTCGGCATCCAGAGCGCCGGATTTCCCAACCTGTTCACCCTGGTGGGGCCCCACAACGCCGCCACCTTCTGCAACATTCCCCGATGCATCGAGCAGAATGTCGAGTGGGTGACCGATGCCTTGGTGTACTTGCGCGAGCATGGCCGCCGATGCATGGAAGCGACCGAGGCCGCCGAGGACGCGTGGACCCAGCACGTCTACGAGATGGCGAACCTGACGCTGATTCCCACCGCGGACTCGTGGTTCATGGGCGTGAACAGCAACCTGCCCGACAAAAAGCGCACGTTCATGGCCTACGCCGGCGGCGCCCCTCGCTACCGGGAACGGTGTGACGCCGTAGTGGCCGCGGGTTACGAGGGTTTCACGATCGAATAG
- a CDS encoding enoyl-CoA hydratase/isomerase family protein has product MTDAWFDKYAGLRFERRDHGILLITIDRPEHKNATDAPLHNALSRVWLDVDDDPEVRVVVVTGAGDAFSAGGDLAWIETMIGDYDGMKVAFREAGDIVYNMSSCSKIIISAINGVAVGAGLAVALMADISLIAEEARITDGHLRLGVAAGDHANIIWPLLCGLAKAKYYLITSDFIDGRTADQIGLVSKAVPRESLMEEAMTVATKIATGPQDAARWTKRALNLWVKQAAPAFDASLGFEMLNFLGHDAAEGAAALREKRKPKFPSAQ; this is encoded by the coding sequence ATGACCGACGCCTGGTTCGACAAATATGCGGGTCTGCGTTTCGAGCGCCGCGACCACGGCATCCTGCTGATCACCATCGACCGGCCCGAGCACAAGAACGCCACGGACGCGCCGCTGCATAATGCGCTCAGCCGGGTGTGGCTCGACGTCGATGACGACCCAGAGGTGCGGGTCGTCGTGGTCACGGGCGCCGGCGACGCCTTCTCGGCGGGCGGCGATCTCGCCTGGATCGAGACGATGATCGGCGACTACGACGGCATGAAGGTCGCCTTCCGGGAGGCCGGCGACATCGTCTACAACATGAGCAGCTGCTCGAAGATCATCATATCCGCCATCAACGGCGTCGCCGTCGGGGCCGGGCTCGCGGTGGCTCTGATGGCGGACATCAGCCTCATCGCCGAGGAGGCGCGCATCACCGACGGTCACCTTCGCCTGGGCGTCGCCGCGGGTGATCATGCGAACATCATCTGGCCGCTCCTGTGCGGGCTGGCGAAGGCCAAGTACTACCTCATCACGTCGGACTTCATCGACGGACGAACGGCCGACCAGATCGGCCTCGTATCGAAGGCCGTACCGCGGGAATCCCTCATGGAGGAAGCCATGACCGTGGCCACGAAGATTGCCACGGGGCCCCAGGACGCGGCCCGCTGGACCAAGCGCGCTCTCAATCTGTGGGTGAAGCAGGCGGCTCCGGCATTCGATGCGAGCCTCGGCTTCGAGATGCTGAACTTCCTGGGGCACGACGCCGCCGAGGGGGCCGCGGCGCTGCGCGAGAAGCGAAAGCCGAAGTTTCCCAGCGCGCAGTAA
- a CDS encoding nitronate monooxygenase family protein gives MQTALAKKLGIDFPVFAFTHCRDVVAAVSNSGGFGVLGAVGFHPDQLKVELDWIDQHVGDKPYGVDVIIPNRYQGQEEKDPEKLKALISAAIPRGHREFADELLDAHGVPRLPKGQRTDDRLSMTEATSAPLVDIALEHPNVKLIANALGTPPPEIIRQIQDSGRMVGALCGSPKHARRHVEAGLDFIVAQGGEGGGHTGEIGSVVLWPEIVDIAGDVPVIAAGGIGSGRQMYAALSLGAQGVWCGSIWLTVAEAASGDVERELLLAAGSSDTVRSKSVTGKHVRMLRNAWTESWDSGNNPQSLDAPMQMMAVGNAMARMRKYPDKAKDLLFVPVGQIVGRMNQTIGAREQLMEIVEEYLAVHERMCALMPDAG, from the coding sequence ATGCAGACAGCATTGGCGAAGAAACTGGGTATCGACTTTCCGGTGTTCGCGTTCACCCACTGCCGGGACGTAGTGGCAGCGGTTTCCAACAGCGGTGGTTTCGGCGTGCTCGGCGCCGTGGGTTTTCACCCCGATCAGCTGAAGGTCGAGCTCGACTGGATCGACCAACACGTGGGAGACAAGCCATATGGGGTCGATGTCATCATCCCCAACCGGTACCAGGGACAGGAGGAGAAGGACCCGGAGAAGCTTAAGGCCCTGATCAGCGCGGCGATTCCGCGCGGCCACCGGGAGTTCGCCGACGAGCTGCTGGACGCCCACGGCGTGCCGCGCCTGCCCAAAGGCCAGCGGACCGACGACCGGCTCAGCATGACCGAAGCGACCTCGGCGCCGCTGGTCGACATTGCGCTCGAGCACCCGAACGTCAAGTTGATCGCCAATGCTCTGGGCACGCCGCCGCCCGAGATCATCCGTCAGATTCAGGACTCCGGCCGGATGGTCGGCGCGCTCTGCGGCTCGCCCAAGCACGCGCGCCGGCACGTGGAAGCTGGCCTCGACTTCATCGTCGCGCAGGGCGGCGAGGGCGGCGGTCACACCGGCGAGATCGGCAGCGTGGTGCTGTGGCCGGAAATCGTCGATATCGCGGGTGACGTTCCCGTCATCGCCGCCGGCGGCATCGGCTCCGGCCGGCAGATGTATGCCGCGCTCTCCCTCGGCGCTCAGGGCGTGTGGTGCGGCTCGATCTGGCTGACGGTGGCGGAGGCGGCGAGCGGCGACGTGGAGCGGGAACTGCTGCTCGCGGCCGGCAGCTCCGACACGGTGCGCTCGAAGAGCGTCACCGGCAAGCACGTGCGTATGCTGCGCAACGCCTGGACGGAGTCCTGGGATTCCGGCAACAATCCGCAGTCTCTCGACGCGCCAATGCAGATGATGGCGGTCGGCAATGCGATGGCGCGGATGCGCAAGTATCCCGACAAGGCCAAGGACCTGCTTTTCGTGCCGGTGGGTCAGATCGTGGGGCGGATGAACCAGACGATCGGCGCCCGGGAGCAGCTCATGGAGATCGTCGAGGAGTACCTGGCGGTGCACGAGCGGATGTGCGCTCTCATGCCGGACGCTGGATGA
- a CDS encoding alpha/beta hydrolase, giving the protein MIFQHGGGQTRHAWKGTGERLGAAGYHAIALDARGHGDSDWAPDGVYGQDVMVADLCRVLEQLGNRRPVLVGASMGGGVSLVACGEDYIDATALVLVDIGHRIEPHGVQKIQAFMSLKPEGFESLEEVANAIASYQPHRKRPKDLSGLAKNVRLGGDGRFHWHWDPLFRTGHRDVDKRHARLTACARALSLPTLLVRGGLSDVLSEEGAQEFLGLCPQAEYANVAEAGHMVAGDRNDVFANAVIEFLARVVPVDGEPVQPAHEPHPHHQGPPGDVNDVP; this is encoded by the coding sequence GTGATTTTCCAGCACGGTGGCGGACAGACCCGCCACGCCTGGAAGGGCACCGGCGAGAGGCTCGGCGCTGCGGGTTATCACGCCATCGCGCTGGACGCACGCGGGCACGGCGATTCCGATTGGGCACCCGACGGCGTCTACGGCCAGGACGTCATGGTGGCGGACCTGTGCCGGGTGCTGGAACAGCTCGGCAACCGCCGTCCGGTGCTGGTCGGGGCTTCGATGGGGGGCGGCGTGAGCCTGGTCGCGTGCGGTGAGGACTATATCGACGCCACCGCGCTCGTGCTGGTGGACATCGGTCACCGCATCGAGCCACACGGCGTGCAGAAGATTCAGGCGTTCATGAGCCTCAAACCGGAGGGGTTCGAGTCGCTCGAGGAGGTTGCCAACGCCATCGCCAGCTACCAGCCGCATCGCAAGCGGCCGAAGGACCTGTCCGGGCTCGCCAAGAACGTGCGCCTCGGCGGCGACGGCCGCTTTCACTGGCACTGGGACCCCCTCTTCCGCACCGGCCATCGGGACGTCGACAAGCGTCACGCGCGCCTGACGGCGTGCGCCCGGGCGCTCAGCCTGCCGACGCTGCTGGTGCGCGGCGGGCTCTCGGACGTGCTGAGCGAGGAAGGGGCGCAGGAGTTTCTCGGGCTGTGTCCGCAAGCCGAGTACGCCAACGTGGCCGAAGCCGGCCACATGGTGGCCGGTGATCGCAACGACGTGTTCGCCAACGCCGTGATCGAGTTTCTCGCTCGCGTGGTGCCCGTGGACGGGGAGCCGGTGCAGCCGGCCCACGAGCCGCATCCGCATCACCAGGGGCCGCCGGGAGACGTGAACGACGTGCCGTGA
- a CDS encoding glucose 1-dehydrogenase, translating into MAEPDLRGRVALVTGAARGIGAAIARRLAAAGASVLVTDIEEEGARTSAAEIVERGGEAAGLGLDVADEAAWAKAMDAVVERFGALDVLVNNAGVASAARPLETLSLESWRRLTSINLDGVFLGTKHAIPHLAERAGRWHGGAAIVNVSSVMGFVGGRNAAAYCASKGGVRLFSKAAALELAPKHIRVNSIHPGFIDTPLFRAGVARMEAAEPGSGERFRSAVINRHPLGRLGAADDIADGVAYLVSDAAAFVTGTELVVDGGYLAQ; encoded by the coding sequence GTGGCAGAGCCGGACCTGAGGGGCCGGGTCGCCTTGGTCACGGGCGCCGCGCGCGGCATCGGTGCGGCCATCGCCCGGCGCCTCGCCGCCGCCGGCGCCAGCGTGCTGGTCACGGACATCGAGGAAGAGGGCGCCCGGACCTCGGCGGCGGAGATCGTCGAACGCGGCGGCGAAGCCGCCGGGCTGGGGCTGGACGTCGCGGACGAGGCAGCCTGGGCGAAGGCCATGGATGCAGTTGTAGAGCGCTTCGGTGCGCTCGACGTGCTCGTGAACAACGCCGGCGTCGCCTCGGCTGCCAGGCCTCTGGAGACGCTGTCGCTCGAGTCCTGGCGGCGCCTGACGAGCATCAATCTGGATGGCGTGTTCCTCGGCACCAAGCACGCCATTCCCCACCTGGCGGAGCGCGCCGGGCGCTGGCACGGCGGCGCCGCCATCGTCAACGTGTCCTCCGTGATGGGGTTCGTCGGCGGGCGGAACGCGGCCGCCTACTGCGCCAGCAAGGGAGGCGTGCGCTTGTTCAGCAAGGCGGCGGCGCTGGAGCTCGCGCCGAAGCACATCCGGGTCAACAGCATCCATCCGGGTTTCATCGACACGCCACTGTTTCGGGCCGGCGTCGCGCGTATGGAGGCAGCCGAGCCCGGCAGCGGTGAGCGCTTTCGCAGCGCGGTGATCAACCGCCATCCGCTCGGACGTCTTGGTGCCGCCGACGACATCGCCGACGGCGTCGCCTACCTTGTCAGCGATGCGGCGGCCTTCGTCACCGGCACCGAGCTGGTGGTGGACGGGGGATATCTGGCGCAATGA